The following coding sequences lie in one Saccharomyces mikatae IFO 1815 strain IFO1815 genome assembly, chromosome: 10 genomic window:
- the RPA34 gene encoding DNA-directed RNA polymerase I subunit RPA34 (similar to Saccharomyces cerevisiae RPA34 (YJL148W); ancestral locus Anc_1.201) — protein MSKLSKDYVSDSDSEDEVISNEFSIPDGFKKCKHLKSFPLNSDNKKNSKQQQVWLIKFPSNVDISKLKSLPVGFESYTTMSIDNHDYKIMDDTDIESSLTQDNLSNMTLLVPTESRESLKIASAAKDNTPLQFDKVFSISETAKIPAIDFAKVKVPRKNVPKVEGLKLEHFATGYDAKDSHVTKNVMTKEDKKESKKRSHQHEDEGESNEKKKKKEKKEKKVKKDKKDKKKKHKD, from the coding sequence atgtCCAAGCTTTCGAAAGATTACGTATCTGATTCAGATTCTGAAGATGAAGTGATATCAAACGAGTTCAGCATACCAGATGGGTTCAAGAAATGTAAACATTTAAAAAGTTTCCCTCTCAACTCcgataataaaaagaattctAAACAACAACAGGTTTGGCTGATCAAATTCCCATCAAATGTCGATATTTCCAAGTTGAAATCTTTACCAGTAGGCTTTGAATCTTACACAACGATGTCCATTGATAACCACGATTATAAAATCATGGATGATACAGATATCGAGTCTTCGTTAACACAGGATAATCTGAGTAATATGACCTTGTTGGTTCCTACAGAAAGTAGAGAGAGTCTCAAGATTGCAAGTGCGGCTAAGGATAATACGCCACTACAATTTGACAAAGTCTTTTCTATCAGTGAAACTGCTAAAATTCCAGCCATTGATTTTGCTAAAGTAAAAGTTCCACGTAAAAACGTCCCAAAGGTGGAAGGTTTGAAGTTGGAACATTTTGCCACAGGTTATGATGCCAAAGATTCACATGTAACTAAGAATGTGAtgacaaaagaagataagAAAGAATCGAAAAAGCGTTCACATCAACACGAAGATGAGGGAGAGTCTaacgaaaagaagaagaagaaagagaagaaggagaagaaagtgaaaaaggACAAGaaggataaaaagaagaagcatAAGGATTAA
- the DAS1 gene encoding SCF ubiquitin ligase complex subunit DAS1 (similar to Saccharomyces cerevisiae DAS1 (YJL149W); ancestral locus Anc_1.198), with the protein MPFQDYFHKKKAAFINRNNKNEAGSPALRNITNINDMNPAGKDRTYVFQLTRLPDELMQEVFSHLPQPDRLQLCLVNKRFNKIATKLLYRRIYLNDSNVVKSDFMHLAINWTLLNLPSSLKEEESQKIANLKLKKLIETLQNNIHITQVIQWIRINWDLDPVLQRSILNILCNHGKSLQRLENVTDPTCNDIISNGYFSKCNVSSFDMAPPNSLPEIVVPENYIPNLTKYLSQRISSRLSHMTLFIDPIKLFNYLYPLDMKLQIIDLKLHWRREFYNNDYFINRIRPGNPLTKLSEVFDKRTLKILTIISWNDTLLKRETEMLKDFKEFNHLEDLSLISIKQDVHILVDLFSSLTNLKRLKMDFLEDYIPEPTNPHIFLSILLACSKLQFIDLRYDGLIPQIINIQANKFQLNQQCNCRNCQIVFTDILKGKIFMFPEDYYIYDSQDIAAKDIFKMMKYLSLLPYSKACDAYPSVRTQPMNLTNFVTKMNAKLLEYRNSKSQLVPKIVNNPHEHSTITSTSTAHVNEPEMIIIDDDSDDTVTTISGDLELPHDLLTKRDIIMCYHALIHHFKSIYVTFLKSFPNLRFLMLNDIPTIVMEENNERIFEPVFYHYDYKSNLHGWSKETNKNLENDTNNNNNNPDTIARIATVM; encoded by the coding sequence ATGCCATTCCAAGACTATTTCCATAAGAAGAAAGCAGCGTTCATCAACAGgaacaataaaaatgagGCAGGTTCGCCGGCACTACGAAATATTACCAATATCAACGATATGAATCCGGCCGGCAAAGATAGGACTTATGTGTTCCAGCTAACCAGGCTTCCTGATGAACTCATGCAAGAAGTGTTTTCACATTTGCCGCAACCGGATCGCTTGCAACTCTGCCTTGTAAACAAAAGATTCAATAAGATCGCTACTAAACTGCTCTACAGGAGAATTTACTTGAATGACTCAAATGTAGTAAAGAGCGACTTCATGCATCTAGCAATTAACTGGACCTTGCTGAATTTGCCAtcttctttgaaagaagaagagtcACAGAAGATTGCCAACCTtaaattgaagaaacttATAGAAACATTGCAAAATAATATTCACATCACTCAAGTCATCCAGTGGATAAGGATTAATTGGGATCTGGACCCTGTGCTACAACGATCTATCCTCAACATTCTCTGCAACCATGGTAAATCTTTGCAAAGACTAGAAAATGTCACTGATCCGACTTGTAATGACATCATCTCCAATGGTTATTTTTCTAAGTGCAATGTCTCAAGTTTCGACATGGCGCCTCCGAACTCCCTGCCTGAAATAGTAGTTCCAGAAAATTACATTCCAAATCTCACCAAATACCTATCCCAACGTATCTCCTCCCGACTCTCTCACATGACATTATTCATTGACCCCATAAAGTTGTTCAACTACCTTTATCCTCTGGATATGAAGTTACAAATTATCGATTTGAAATTGCATTGGAGAAGGGAGTTTTACAACAATGATTACTTCATTAACAGGATACGACCCGGTAATCCTCTGACCAAACTATCAGAGGTTTTCGACAAGAGAACTTTGAAAATTCTCACCATCATTTCTTGGAATGACACTTTATTGAAACGCGAGACCGAAATGCTGAAAGATTTCAAAGAGTTCAACCATTTGGAAGATTtatctttgatttcaattAAACAGGACGTTCATATTCTCGTAGATCTATTCAGTTCGTTAaccaatttgaaaaggctGAAAATGGATTTTTTGGAGGATTATATACCTGAACCGACAAACCCTCACATTTTTCTGTCTATTCTCTTAGCTTGTTCCAAGTTACAATTTATAGATTTGAGATATGATGGTCTTATCCCacaaattatcaatattcaaGCCAATAAGTTCCAATTAAATCAGCAATGCAACTGCAGAAACTGTCAAATAGTATTTACTGACATTCTAAAGGgaaaaatatttatgtTCCCAGAAGATTACTATATTTACGATAGTCAGGATATTGCCGCAAAGgacattttcaaaatgatgaagtACTTGTCCTTGCTACCGTACTCAAAAGCTTGTGATGCTTACCCGAGTGTGAGGACACAACCAATGAACTTAACCAATTTTGTGACTAAGATGAATGCGAAGCTTTTGGAATACAGAAACTCTAAATCCCAGCTTGTGCCCAAAATCGTTAATAATCCACATGAACACTCTACAATAACTTCTACGTCCACTGCTCATGTAAATGAACCcgaaatgataataatcGATGATGACAGTGATGACACTGTCACTACTATTTCCGGTGACTTAGAACTCCCTCATGATTTATTGACCAAAAGGGATATCATCATGTGTTATCACGCTCTCATTCATCATTTCAAATCGATATACGTtacctttttgaaaagtttccCGAATTTGAGATTCCTGATGCTGAACGATATTCCCACAATAGTTATGGAGGAAAATAACGAACGTATTTTTGAGCCTGTCTTTTACCATTATGATTATAAAAGTAATTTGCATGGATGGTCTAAAGAAACAAACAAGAACTTGGAGAATGACAccaacaataacaacaacaatcCTGATACCATTGCAAGAATAGCAACCGTTATGTAA
- the SMT1 gene encoding Smt1p (similar to Saccharomyces cerevisiae YJL147C; ancestral locus Anc_1.203), with translation MRRAFSQLASRLLKSKDNELKSTLKYLTNGSIKSLGSLFESSESSRRGSLLVRSSNKESNLQDHHIENILRILNSNLPEVESKKQKVAVHYDVLFSQLNSIVTQAADNEGTSSKQLRTASSEDLYDRLLLLQYMGKLTNVRQITEILLSKNFNKFNDLWEHRALFDEYQKVVISILFYYRTHNAQIRKDCEFHWLSNYGDLPFPLRRLLWRCLTFDISQENIPQIISHYIKVLGDSWRHNNLILIYQSLYEKSHLLPELTVLDGNRSEALSFTRNQILLVRILRAISKWMEEEPKLIKKWLISIVKLSIQNKLMLEVPFEAPKSIMDQYKFIRSLDISIQGIYRVCQNRSILEYLQVDLETILKMINDEEHDLKTHLPLNLI, from the coding sequence ATGAGAAGGGCATTTTCTCAGCTAGCAAGCCGGTTACTGAAGTCCAAGGATAACGAACTGAAATCGACTCTAAAATACTTAACCAATGGCTCCATCAAGTCATTAGGGTCTTTATTCGAATCTTCTGAATCTAGTAGACGGGGATCGCTATTGGTCCGTTCAAGCAATAAAGAAAGCAATCTCCAGGATCACCACATAGAGAACATTTTAAGGATACTGAACTCAAATCTACCAGAAGTAGAATCCAAGAAACAGAAAGTGGCGGTTCATTATGACGTGCTCTTCTCACAATTAAATTCAATAGTCACTCAGGCAGCAGATAACGAAGGCACTTCCTCGAAGCAACTGCGAACTGCGTCATCTGAGGATCTATATGACAGATTGCTGCTTCTGCAGTATATGGGTAAGTTAACCAATGTGCGTCAAATTACAGAAATCCTACTCTCCAAGaacttcaacaaattcaatgaTTTATGGGAGCATAGGGCATTGTTCGACGAATATCAAAAAGTAGTAATAtccattttattttattatagAACGCATAATGCacaaataagaaaagattgCGAGTTTCATTGGTTGTCCAACTACGGCGATCTACCGTTTCCACTGCGACGTCTTTTGTGGAGATGTCTCacttttgatatttctcAAGAGAATATCCCTCAAATAATATCTCACTACATTAAGGTTTTAGGTGATAGTTGGAGGCATAACAATTTGATTTTAATTTATCAATCTCTGTATGAAAAATCCCACCTACTACCCGAGTTAACAGTCTTGGATGGGAATAGATCGGAAGCTCTCTCTTTTACCCGAAATCAAATACTGCTTGTTCGTATATTGAGGgcaatttcaaaatggaTGGAGGAAGAACCAAAATTGATCAAGAAATGGTTAATAAGCATAGTAAAATTGAGTATACAAAACAAACTTATGCTGGAGGTACCATTCGAAGCACCTAAATCGATAATGGATCAATACAAATTCATTAGATCTTTAGATATTTCCATACAAGGTATTTATCGGGTATGTCAAAACAGATCAATCCTCGAATACTTACAAGTCGATCTCGAAACTATACTGAAGATGATCAACGATGAAGAACATGATCTAAAAACACACCTACCATTGAACCTGATATAA